The Kiritimatiellales bacterium genomic sequence CGGCGATATGCAGATTTTCAGCGGTGAAGCGCAGTGCGCCGGTCGTCGCGCCTTCAATCAGCAGCGTATCTCCGTTTTGAATGGAGTGCCGGCGCAGTGTAAATTCAGCGACCAGTGCGTTGCTGAAAAAATTGCTGAGTGTACCGATTTCGTCGCGCCGTTCGGTGGCCTGTGAATCGGCGCCGCCGGACCATTCGCTGAGTTTTGTGCCGCAGTAATATCCGCCGGACCAGAATCCGCGGTTGAAAACTTTTTCGAGTTCAGTGAGCCATGCGCCGGCCTGTTCCGGCGAATATGTCCCGGCAGCGAGCGCATCGAGGGCTGCGCGGTAGACGCGCGTGACGGTGGCCACATAATCGGCGGAGCGTCCGCGGCCTTCAATTTTAAAAACAGAAATCCCGGCGCCGGCGAGCTGGTCGAGATGCTGCACGGTGCAAATATCTTTTGGCGACATCACATATTGATTATCAATCATCAGTTCAGCGCCGGTTTCTTCGTCGATAATTTTGTATGCGCGCCGGCACGGCTGAAAACACGCGCCGCGATTGGCGGACTGATTATACTGTGCGAGGCTCATATAACATTTCCCGCTGACGGCAACACACAGTGCACCGTGCGCAAACGCTTCAAGTTTAATAAGTTCGCCGGACGGTCCGCGCAAATTCTGTGTTTTCACCTGTTGTGCAATTGCCGCAATCTGTGCGAGTGAAAGTTCACGTGCGAGGACAACGGTGTCAGCATAACGCGCGTAAAATTTAACTGCGGGGAAATTGGTGACGTTCGCCTGCACTGAAATATGCACTTCAAGTCCGATCGAGCGCGCGTATTCAATCGTGGCGATATCGGTGGCAATAACGGCGGAAATTCCGGCGCGTTTAGCGGCGTCGCACAGCGCACGCATTTCATCGAGTTCGTCGTCGTAGATAATGGTATTGAGTGCAAGATAACTGCGGACCCCGGCGGCACGGCAGCGGCGCGCAATTTTCGGCAGATCGTTCGGTGTTAAGTTTGCGGAGCGGGCGCGCATATTGAGTTTGCCGACTCCGAAATAAACGGAATCCGCACCGGCGCGTATCGCTGCCGCCAGCGCCGCCGCCGATCCTGCCGGCGCCATCAGTTCAACTGGAGACGCTTTGTTCATGTAACCGGACATCATTGCGGTTGCGCAAAATTTATAAAGATTCTTTTAGCATTTTTCCAGTGAACGAATGTTTTAACCGCCGGTGACGCGTATAAAACCGATAATGATTCGTGTTAATTCATGATTTTGAATTGTCCGGTTTAATCCGCAGCTGAAATTTCTTTCGCGTGCTTTAGGAAAATTTCTAATTTGGATTATTGAGCTTTTAAAGGAATGCAGGTAGTTTTTCTGTATGTCAACGGAACCGAAACCTGAATGGACGCCGGAGCTCGATAAAGAAAATTCAAAGGCCGTCTGGGCGCATCTTGTGCCGTTCATGGGCTGGCTGCTGTTAATGTCGCTGCTCGGCGACCCGTCCGGCTGGCGCTATGCGTGGCAGACCATTGGCGTTTTAGTGCTGCTGTTAATGTTCCGGCCGTGGCGCTGGTACGAGGCGCCGAAACTTAAAAGCCTGCCGCTCGCAGTTTTAGTCGGCGTTTTTGTTTTTGTGATCTGG encodes the following:
- a CDS encoding peptidase U32 family protein, with product MNKASPVELMAPAGSAAALAAAIRAGADSVYFGVGKLNMRARSANLTPNDLPKIARRCRAAGVRSYLALNTIIYDDELDEMRALCDAAKRAGISAVIATDIATIEYARSIGLEVHISVQANVTNFPAVKFYARYADTVVLARELSLAQIAAIAQQVKTQNLRGPSGELIKLEAFAHGALCVAVSGKCYMSLAQYNQSANRGACFQPCRRAYKIIDEETGAELMIDNQYVMSPKDICTVQHLDQLAGAGISVFKIEGRGRSADYVATVTRVYRAALDALAAGTYSPEQAGAWLTELEKVFNRGFWSGGYYCGTKLSEWSGGADSQATERRDEIGTLSNFFSNALVAEFTLRRHSIQNGDTLLIEGATTGALRFTAENLHIAGIPANEAQPNDAVTLALPRKARRNDKVFLITPRKQA